A single Candidatus Dependentiae bacterium DNA region contains:
- a CDS encoding archease produces MAQEFELLSHTADSKIRAYGITLEELFRNTLKGMFASIKPYGTHITYKNDELICSKFTLQHTVTTHSLDLQSLLVDFLSDCLYLSDIHNEAYFDARFTLLTSTELQCSIFGVPIAGFELLEIKAVTYNDLAIEQNQDGIWQATVVFDI; encoded by the coding sequence ATGGCTCAAGAATTTGAATTGTTATCCCATACAGCAGATAGTAAAATTCGTGCTTATGGCATTACGTTAGAAGAACTATTTCGCAATACCCTTAAAGGTATGTTTGCGAGCATTAAGCCTTATGGGACTCACATTACCTATAAGAACGACGAACTTATTTGTAGTAAATTTACTCTACAGCATACAGTCACTACACATTCACTCGACTTGCAATCTCTTTTAGTTGATTTTTTATCAGATTGTTTATACCTTTCAGACATTCACAACGAAGCCTATTTTGATGCTCGTTTTACTCTGCTAACGAGCACCGAGCTTCAATGCTCTATTTTTGGAGTACCTATAGCTGGCTTTGAACTTCTTGAAATTAAAGCAGTTACGTATAATGATCTTGCTATTGAGCAAAATCAAGATGGTATCTGGCAAGCAACAGTAGTGTTTGATATTTAA
- the tnpB gene encoding IS200/IS605 family element transposase accessory protein TnpB — translation MNKAYKFRIYPNKKQQQCLTEQFGCIRFVYNNALFYRKELYAADKKHISKYVLVKRLVGLKEEYPWLKEADSQALQQSIIHLDTAFKNFFSQRARFPQFKNKHTYQSIAYPQRVKVKDNKIYLPKVGWVSIVLHRLYEGTIKTVYVSKAASGKYYASLVCHTSTEPTIIKELDEDKVIGIDLGLHDLMVTSHGLATGNPKFVLKAHINLKRKQQKLSRKTKGSKSKNKARLSVAKAHERAAGARNHFQHTWTKRLVDENQAIIVEDLHVKGMLKNRKLSKAISDASWHSFITKLEYKLSWQGKCFKKVDRFYASTKTCNACGALQEMPLNKRIYSCSCGWEASRDTNAALNIKKQGIEKLKAAGYTVSARGGLCKTSSEATAYEARSLLL, via the coding sequence ATGAACAAAGCATATAAGTTTAGAATATATCCAAACAAAAAGCAGCAGCAGTGTTTAACTGAGCAATTTGGATGTATTCGTTTTGTTTATAATAACGCTTTATTTTACAGAAAAGAGCTCTATGCTGCAGACAAAAAGCATATCTCAAAATATGTCCTTGTTAAACGCCTAGTTGGCTTAAAAGAAGAATATCCGTGGCTTAAAGAAGCTGATAGCCAAGCATTACAGCAATCTATCATACACTTAGATACAGCATTTAAAAACTTCTTTAGCCAAAGAGCTCGTTTCCCTCAATTTAAAAATAAGCATACTTACCAGTCTATTGCGTACCCTCAACGTGTTAAAGTAAAAGACAATAAGATATACTTGCCTAAAGTTGGTTGGGTAAGCATAGTGCTCCATCGTCTTTATGAAGGCACAATTAAAACAGTGTATGTATCTAAGGCAGCTAGTGGTAAGTACTATGCTTCACTAGTGTGTCATACCTCTACAGAACCCACGATTATAAAAGAGCTTGATGAAGATAAAGTAATCGGTATAGATTTAGGCCTTCATGATCTTATGGTAACTTCTCATGGACTTGCTACAGGTAATCCTAAATTTGTGTTAAAAGCCCACATTAATCTAAAGCGTAAGCAACAAAAGCTTTCAAGGAAGACTAAAGGATCTAAGAGTAAAAACAAAGCACGACTGTCAGTAGCTAAAGCTCATGAAAGAGCAGCTGGTGCACGTAACCATTTTCAACATACATGGACAAAGCGATTAGTAGACGAAAACCAAGCTATCATCGTAGAAGATCTCCATGTTAAAGGCATGCTCAAAAATAGAAAGCTTTCTAAAGCTATTAGTGATGCTTCGTGGCATTCATTTATAACTAAGCTTGAGTATAAGCTCTCTTGGCAAGGTAAATGCTTTAAGAAAGTTGATCGTTTTTATGCTTCAACTAAAACATGTAATGCTTGTGGCGCTCTACAAGAGATGCCACTCAATAAAAGAATATACAGTTGCAGTTGTGGTTGGGAAGCATCAAGAGATACTAATGCTGCATTAAATATAAAAAAGCAAGGCATAGAAAAGTTAAAGGCGGCTGGATATACCGTCTCTGCTCGTGGAGGCCTGTGTAAGACTTCATCTGAAGCTACGGCCTATGAAGCGAGAAGCCTCCTCCTTTAG
- a CDS encoding DUF721 domain-containing protein, which yields MAILLEHLIPKVLSVASEWHIRLLKDWQIIVGSLQTRICLEKVEKNIVFIGVYEYYWMQELHLLSRFIVAKINNHLGDSHVAEVRFRVIDLPKKQRLPRPAFKHEQCVVEPPALTSREQQALMKIKDEQLRCALTQFLRRCQINN from the coding sequence ATGGCTATTTTGCTTGAGCATCTCATTCCAAAAGTTCTTTCTGTTGCTAGTGAGTGGCATATACGTCTGCTTAAAGACTGGCAGATTATTGTCGGATCACTGCAGACACGTATTTGTTTAGAAAAAGTTGAAAAAAATATAGTATTTATTGGCGTGTATGAGTATTATTGGATGCAAGAGCTTCATTTGCTTTCACGCTTTATTGTAGCAAAAATAAATAACCATCTAGGTGACTCTCATGTTGCTGAAGTAAGATTTAGAGTAATAGATCTACCTAAAAAACAACGGTTGCCAAGGCCTGCTTTCAAACACGAGCAATGTGTAGTTGAGCCACCCGCATTAACTTCACGTGAGCAGCAAGCTCTTATGAAAATCAAAGATGAGCAATTGCGTTGTGCTTTAACTCAATTTCTCAGACGTTGCCAAATAAATAATTAA
- a CDS encoding UDP-N-acetylglucosamine--N-acetylmuramyl-(pentapeptide) pyrophosphoryl-undecaprenol N-acetylglucosamine transferase — translation MVKFFLYSLGIAVGLCVIVRLLPKTTTICGVAGKSGGHIVPGLTVIENYLKQYPEFKVLFFSTDTPLDKAIISKYASIHTYVPLKLDNVPGKNYKRYPAFIAQCIGAFAQSIWYLAKQRPQKIVSMGGYISVPVCLAGWLLGVPIELYELNAVPGKAVLWLSPLATKILVCFPQAKKYFNHDKVAVVEYPFRFKPAQTVSKKDACKQLGLNPEHVVLLVLGGSQGSEFINTLIPDFFKYHQNLGKTISVIHQAGSYDLTVLTKLYSKYGIESVVFSYRPDLDICYAAADFVVARAGAGTLFEILFFKKPALIIPLQTTTTAHQKDNAFALQELNPKLFSVVDQKSVEEHKALFFTQLQDQLTELLHVDHQRRQAHLFDHAQ, via the coding sequence ATGGTAAAATTTTTTTTATATAGCTTAGGTATAGCTGTTGGTTTATGTGTAATCGTAAGACTGTTACCTAAAACTACCACTATTTGTGGAGTAGCTGGTAAGTCAGGAGGTCATATTGTGCCTGGTTTAACGGTTATAGAAAACTATCTAAAACAATATCCAGAATTTAAAGTACTCTTTTTCTCAACCGATACGCCACTTGATAAAGCTATTATTAGCAAGTACGCGTCGATACACACCTATGTACCTCTTAAGCTTGATAATGTGCCTGGTAAAAATTATAAACGATATCCTGCTTTTATAGCCCAATGCATAGGAGCTTTTGCCCAAAGTATATGGTATTTAGCCAAGCAGCGACCTCAAAAAATAGTAAGTATGGGTGGCTATATTTCTGTCCCTGTTTGTTTGGCTGGATGGCTTCTTGGAGTGCCTATAGAACTGTATGAGCTTAATGCAGTTCCCGGAAAAGCAGTTCTCTGGTTGAGTCCTTTAGCAACTAAGATACTTGTGTGTTTTCCGCAAGCAAAAAAGTATTTTAATCACGATAAAGTTGCTGTTGTAGAGTATCCCTTTAGATTTAAACCGGCACAAACAGTAAGTAAAAAAGACGCTTGTAAACAGTTAGGCTTAAATCCTGAGCATGTTGTTTTACTGGTCCTTGGCGGCTCTCAAGGGTCTGAATTTATTAATACTCTTATACCAGACTTTTTTAAATATCATCAGAATCTTGGTAAAACTATAAGTGTTATACATCAAGCAGGATCGTATGATCTTACTGTACTTACAAAGCTGTATAGTAAGTATGGTATAGAGTCTGTTGTGTTTAGCTATAGACCTGATTTAGATATTTGTTATGCAGCAGCCGATTTTGTAGTAGCTCGTGCGGGGGCAGGAACGTTGTTTGAGATACTCTTTTTTAAAAAGCCAGCTCTTATTATTCCGTTGCAAACAACGACAACTGCACATCAAAAAGATAATGCCTTTGCTTTACAAGAACTTAATCCAAAACTATTTTCTGTAGTTGATCAAAAAAGTGTAGAAGAACATAAAGCGTTATTTTTTACGCAGTTGCAGGATCAACTAACAGAGCTATTGCATGTGGATCATCAGCGGAGACAGGCTCACCTGTTTGATCATGCACAATAA
- a CDS encoding RtcB family protein, which produces MAHSFTRAELLKIHNSLFEIPKTYRSDMRVPARLFVSDAMLNDILQDESLLQMVNVATLPGILEYALAMPDIHQGYGFPIGGVAALDINNGGVISPGGIGYDINCGVRLLSASLTAQEIKPYLEELATALFYAVPSGVGRGGKTKLSDKDLKRVLLGGAHTMVEAGHGNESDLEHCEENGRMTSADADCVSEKAKQRGIDQLGTLGSGNHFLEIQQVSDIYDPLTAAAFGLEVGMVTIMIHCGSRGLGHQTCTDYVRTMLPKLSHWGIELPDRELACAPFNSQEGKDYFGAMCASANFAWANRHLIGDTVRKTCKKIIGSSVDVKTIYDVSHNMGKREQHEVNGKLHDLIVHRKGATRAFAPGHPEVPLAYRAVGQPVLIPGTMGTSSYVLVGTQESMQASFGSCCHGAGRKMSRVKAKKTVRGATLREELEARGIIIRCDSDAGLAEEAPFAYKDVDDVIDVVQQAHLARKVAKLTPLAVIKGG; this is translated from the coding sequence ATGGCACATTCTTTTACCCGTGCAGAGTTACTCAAAATACATAACTCTCTTTTTGAGATACCCAAAACCTATCGCTCAGACATGCGAGTTCCTGCACGCCTTTTTGTAAGCGATGCAATGCTCAACGACATTTTACAAGATGAATCACTGCTGCAAATGGTTAACGTTGCTACCCTGCCAGGCATACTAGAATATGCTTTAGCAATGCCTGATATTCATCAAGGTTACGGATTTCCTATTGGCGGTGTAGCTGCTTTAGACATTAACAACGGGGGTGTTATATCACCCGGCGGCATAGGCTACGATATTAATTGTGGCGTGAGATTACTTAGTGCATCTCTTACTGCTCAAGAGATTAAGCCTTACTTAGAAGAGCTTGCAACAGCGCTTTTTTATGCTGTTCCTTCCGGAGTTGGGCGTGGCGGCAAAACTAAACTGAGTGATAAAGATCTTAAACGCGTATTGCTTGGTGGTGCTCATACTATGGTTGAAGCAGGTCATGGCAACGAGAGTGATCTTGAGCATTGCGAAGAAAATGGACGCATGACGAGTGCTGATGCTGACTGTGTTTCTGAAAAAGCAAAACAACGCGGCATTGATCAATTAGGCACTCTAGGATCTGGCAACCACTTTTTAGAAATACAACAAGTAAGCGATATTTATGATCCATTAACAGCTGCAGCTTTTGGGCTTGAAGTTGGCATGGTTACCATTATGATCCATTGCGGATCGCGTGGATTGGGTCATCAGACATGTACAGATTACGTACGTACTATGCTTCCTAAATTAAGCCATTGGGGCATAGAACTTCCTGATAGAGAACTTGCTTGTGCTCCCTTTAATTCACAAGAAGGTAAAGATTATTTTGGCGCCATGTGTGCAAGTGCTAATTTTGCTTGGGCAAATAGACATCTTATTGGTGACACGGTACGTAAAACGTGTAAAAAGATTATAGGATCATCTGTTGATGTTAAAACTATCTACGATGTTTCTCATAACATGGGTAAACGAGAACAACACGAAGTTAACGGCAAACTACATGACCTTATTGTGCATCGCAAAGGTGCTACACGTGCATTTGCACCCGGACATCCAGAAGTACCTTTAGCCTATAGAGCTGTAGGCCAACCAGTATTAATACCGGGCACTATGGGAACCTCTTCGTATGTGTTAGTTGGTACTCAAGAGAGCATGCAAGCTTCATTTGGTTCTTGCTGTCATGGCGCAGGACGTAAGATGTCGCGCGTAAAAGCAAAGAAGACTGTACGTGGAGCGACATTACGAGAAGAACTTGAAGCTCGAGGCATTATCATTAGATGCGATTCAGATGCTGGACTTGCTGAAGAAGCACCCTTTGCATACAAAGATGTTGACGACGTTATAGATGTTGTACAACAAGCCCATTTAGCACGTAAAGTTGCTAAACTCACGCCACTAGCTGTTATTAAAGGTGGCTAA
- a CDS encoding PBP1A family penicillin-binding protein, whose amino-acid sequence MIKHFFSFLFLASVIVVSCALGALFYVTTQPAIDFSVLEHYNPGKPTILLDDTGAEWTRFQLDRREVVSIKKIPDHVIKAFLAAEDWEFFKHAGISWRGIARSIIVNLYHRRRAQGASTITQQLVKLLFFNSEKSFKRKIQEQFIALSVEQQFTKEQILETYLNHVYFGAGIYGVEAASQRFWSKNVRDLSIDQAALLAGIVQAPNRYCPLYNPEQAVQRRTTILNSMAKLKFITEQQYQEARQSSLNITAACDPHSQGPHFKESIRLMLEELIGKQKLYSGGLKIQTTVNVPMQIAAEAAFTTTVKRLRTEITPDIDGALLSIDSQTGAVKALVGGYDFQQSQFNRALKAKRQIGSTFKPVIYAAALQSGKKFTDLEVDEPVIITDNGKAWEPQNFNHEFEGPVTLARALSRSNNIVSIKTLLHAGAESVVSLAKKCGFKGPLYPYPSLALGCVDSTLPEVVSMMNVIAQNGLYVEPYCISWIKDEWGTKIWKHNPVRKRVIRPTVTGQVAKVLTISMERSRTRNPQDWLQCDSLGKTGTTNDARTCWFTGATPSLTTAVYIGCDDNKSLGKAVYAVQTAFPIWKEFNKKAGSLRTHFSYDPSLKEVIVHDQTGEPVSADDPHAIALLVDPATA is encoded by the coding sequence ATGATAAAACATTTTTTTTCTTTTCTCTTTTTAGCTTCCGTTATCGTTGTCTCTTGTGCACTAGGCGCACTTTTTTATGTAACGACCCAACCTGCAATAGACTTTTCAGTTCTTGAGCACTACAATCCAGGTAAACCTACTATATTGCTTGATGATACAGGTGCTGAATGGACCCGTTTTCAGCTTGATCGCCGTGAAGTAGTCTCTATAAAAAAAATTCCTGATCATGTTATTAAGGCTTTTTTGGCAGCAGAAGACTGGGAATTTTTCAAGCACGCTGGTATTTCTTGGCGCGGTATAGCACGATCAATTATTGTTAATCTCTACCATAGACGTAGAGCACAAGGTGCAAGCACTATTACTCAACAGCTGGTTAAACTTCTTTTTTTTAACTCTGAAAAAAGCTTTAAACGTAAAATACAAGAGCAATTTATAGCTCTAAGCGTCGAACAACAGTTTACCAAAGAGCAAATTCTTGAAACCTATCTTAATCACGTCTATTTTGGCGCAGGTATCTATGGTGTAGAGGCTGCCAGCCAACGCTTTTGGTCAAAAAACGTACGGGATCTTTCGATAGATCAAGCTGCTCTGCTTGCAGGTATAGTGCAAGCTCCTAACCGCTACTGTCCGCTGTATAATCCTGAACAAGCAGTACAACGACGCACTACAATTTTAAATTCTATGGCTAAACTCAAATTTATAACTGAGCAACAATATCAAGAAGCACGCCAAAGTTCTTTAAATATAACTGCAGCCTGTGATCCTCATAGTCAAGGACCACACTTTAAAGAGTCTATTAGACTTATGCTTGAAGAGCTTATAGGAAAACAAAAACTCTATAGTGGTGGCCTTAAAATACAAACAACAGTAAATGTACCTATGCAAATTGCTGCAGAAGCAGCTTTTACCACTACGGTTAAAAGATTACGCACTGAAATAACACCTGATATTGATGGGGCATTACTGTCAATTGACAGTCAAACAGGAGCAGTAAAAGCGCTTGTTGGTGGCTATGATTTTCAACAATCACAATTTAACAGAGCTTTAAAAGCAAAACGGCAAATAGGATCGACTTTTAAACCGGTTATTTATGCAGCTGCTCTGCAATCAGGTAAAAAATTTACTGACTTAGAAGTGGATGAACCAGTAATAATTACTGATAACGGTAAAGCATGGGAACCTCAAAATTTCAACCATGAATTTGAAGGACCAGTAACACTTGCTCGCGCCTTATCTCGGTCAAATAATATTGTATCCATTAAGACACTCCTGCATGCAGGAGCAGAAAGCGTAGTAAGTTTAGCTAAAAAATGCGGTTTCAAAGGGCCATTATACCCGTATCCTTCGCTTGCCCTGGGTTGCGTTGATAGCACATTGCCTGAAGTAGTTTCTATGATGAACGTTATTGCTCAAAATGGTCTATACGTTGAGCCTTATTGTATCTCGTGGATAAAAGATGAATGGGGTACTAAAATTTGGAAACATAATCCAGTAAGAAAACGGGTGATACGCCCTACGGTAACAGGACAAGTTGCAAAAGTGTTAACCATTAGCATGGAACGCTCACGCACACGAAACCCACAAGACTGGTTACAATGCGACTCGCTGGGCAAAACAGGCACAACCAACGATGCTCGTACTTGTTGGTTTACTGGTGCTACGCCAAGCTTAACAACAGCCGTTTATATCGGATGTGATGATAATAAGTCACTAGGAAAAGCGGTGTACGCAGTACAAACTGCCTTTCCTATATGGAAAGAATTCAATAAAAAAGCTGGTAGCTTACGTACGCACTTTTCATATGATCCAAGCCTTAAAGAAGTTATTGTGCATGATCAAACAGGTGAGCCTGTCTCCGCTGATGATCCACATGCAATAGCTCTGTTAGTTGATCCTGCAACTGCGTAA